Proteins encoded together in one uncultured Sphaerochaeta sp. window:
- a CDS encoding alpha-amylase family protein: protein MKKAWYTTTFRWAQTNITEIDSIRYDIPWWREQWKKTKVQGVIINAGGIVAYYQSAFPLTYTSPFLGERDLFKELVDAAKEDGLVVLARMDSNRVDEKFYMNHPDWIAIDSEGKPYTDGEKYITCIHSPYYRDYLPKVLLEIGEKYCVDGFTDNSYSGLGQEAISYSLYAKKRFREATGYDLPKNKNWDDPAFQAWIRFSYQERSGIWALNDKTVQDAFGQDCRWVGMINGDVVVQNSRLRDLVAIGEQAPIVMLDYQSRTNPIGFRENAVSGKILHELVGWDTLIPESMAMYQHAEVAFRLGAKPPAEANFWAVSGFAGGIQPWWHHIAAYHEDRRAYKTPLPLLQWHEKNERYLINRTPVASVGVVYSTNSIDFYGRDEKYLKFTCPFEGINQSLSDGHVLFRVLHSNMIPTSPEIFKVLIFPNLGAMSDDEIARIKQYVENGGSVIMTGETGAYDENGAQREKYPFEDMLGISYSFVHHGTEKPAMNTWQTWDQHSYVRLHPENRGAMEGPHIEGEPIAEIPRHRILESFEETDILAFGGRVECVTSVDPGNTVGLTFIPPFPVYPPEFSWMRYPDSNIPALIAKDTENGGRIVYMPADFDRQYFLHHHPDHKHILLNCIQWALKENPFRLDYEGDLDIDCNLYKQGDEYVLHLVNLTGTCKQQVESYVPCGPITVYMKIEEQDAFAITTLVGMNTLQADTAKGELSFTIPKIEYHEVCLIKKR from the coding sequence ATGAAGAAAGCTTGGTATACAACAACATTCAGATGGGCACAGACAAACATCACTGAGATTGATTCCATTCGATATGACATTCCATGGTGGAGAGAGCAATGGAAAAAAACTAAGGTCCAAGGTGTAATTATTAATGCAGGTGGTATCGTTGCCTATTATCAAAGTGCATTTCCTCTAACATATACTTCGCCCTTTCTTGGGGAACGTGATCTGTTTAAGGAATTAGTTGATGCCGCGAAAGAAGATGGATTGGTCGTCTTGGCTCGAATGGACTCAAATCGCGTCGATGAAAAGTTCTATATGAACCATCCAGACTGGATAGCCATCGACTCTGAAGGCAAGCCTTATACAGATGGGGAGAAATATATAACATGTATACACAGTCCATATTATCGTGACTATCTTCCCAAAGTACTGCTTGAAATTGGCGAAAAATATTGCGTCGATGGATTTACTGACAATAGTTACAGCGGGTTGGGACAAGAAGCCATATCCTATTCTCTCTATGCCAAGAAAAGGTTCAGGGAAGCTACAGGATATGATTTACCAAAGAACAAGAACTGGGATGATCCGGCATTTCAGGCCTGGATTCGATTCAGTTATCAGGAACGATCAGGGATCTGGGCACTAAATGATAAGACAGTACAAGATGCATTTGGCCAAGATTGTCGCTGGGTAGGAATGATAAACGGAGATGTGGTTGTCCAGAATTCTAGGCTGCGGGATCTTGTGGCGATTGGGGAGCAAGCCCCCATTGTTATGCTGGATTATCAATCAAGAACAAATCCGATCGGATTTAGAGAGAATGCAGTTTCAGGAAAGATACTACATGAATTGGTTGGCTGGGACACCTTAATTCCAGAAAGTATGGCTATGTATCAACATGCAGAGGTTGCTTTCCGTTTAGGTGCAAAACCACCTGCGGAAGCCAATTTCTGGGCTGTCAGCGGTTTTGCTGGTGGTATCCAACCTTGGTGGCACCACATAGCTGCTTACCATGAGGATCGGAGAGCCTATAAGACACCTCTCCCACTTTTGCAGTGGCATGAAAAGAATGAAAGATATCTAATTAATCGCACTCCTGTTGCTTCTGTTGGCGTGGTGTATTCAACAAATAGTATTGATTTTTATGGTAGGGATGAAAAATACTTAAAGTTTACCTGCCCGTTCGAAGGGATTAACCAATCTTTGTCAGATGGTCATGTACTTTTCAGGGTGTTGCATAGCAATATGATACCTACCTCACCGGAGATATTTAAGGTTCTCATATTTCCGAATCTTGGGGCGATGTCAGATGATGAAATTGCCAGGATTAAGCAATATGTTGAGAATGGTGGGTCGGTTATTATGACTGGAGAGACTGGTGCATATGATGAAAATGGAGCTCAGAGAGAGAAATACCCGTTTGAGGATATGTTGGGAATATCTTATTCATTTGTACATCATGGGACAGAAAAGCCAGCAATGAATACATGGCAGACTTGGGATCAGCACTCATATGTAAGACTACATCCTGAGAATAGAGGTGCAATGGAGGGGCCACATATTGAAGGGGAGCCTATTGCAGAAATACCTAGGCATCGTATTCTTGAGTCTTTTGAAGAAACAGATATCTTGGCATTTGGGGGCAGGGTAGAGTGTGTGACGAGTGTTGATCCTGGCAATACGGTTGGATTAACTTTTATTCCTCCTTTCCCTGTATATCCACCTGAGTTCTCATGGATGCGGTATCCGGATAGCAATATTCCAGCACTCATCGCCAAGGATACAGAAAATGGAGGAAGAATAGTATACATGCCTGCAGATTTTGATAGGCAGTATTTTCTACATCACCATCCAGATCATAAACATATATTGTTAAACTGTATCCAATGGGCATTGAAAGAGAATCCTTTCCGACTTGATTATGAGGGAGATCTGGACATCGATTGCAATTTGTATAAGCAGGGTGACGAGTATGTATTGCATTTAGTGAATTTGACCGGTACATGCAAGCAGCAGGTTGAGTCTTATGTGCCTTGTGGACCGATTACTGTATACATGAAGATTGAAGAACAAGATGCATTTGCTATAACTACTCTTGTTGGTATGAACACGTTGCAGGCGGATACAGCAAAAGGAGAACTCAGTTTTACAATCCCGAAGATTGAGTACCACGAAGTGTGCTTAATAAAGAAGCGGTGA
- a CDS encoding sugar ABC transporter permease yields the protein MKLQNGINDQTKDAWFFILPIVLGTIFFSFYPVIFSLVASMSNWDGFERWDYIGFENFKKLMNDRYFIISVKNTFVFAFVSVPISMAFGMLVAVVVNKKMLFNTFYRTAFFIPSIASTVAIGLVFGLILVPNAGLLNSILSQIGINGPDWLGTSKWAMPSVIFVQVWLVTGYNMTVYIGGLQGIPDTLYEAAIIDGASESQQFFRITVPLLSPTSFFLMITSIISSFQVFNLIHVMTNGGPAFATTTYIHYLYLNAFSYFKMGYASAQAWVLFVALVVITLSQKAVEKRWVYY from the coding sequence ATGAAACTACAAAATGGAATCAATGATCAAACAAAGGATGCATGGTTCTTTATACTTCCAATTGTATTAGGCACGATTTTTTTCAGTTTTTATCCCGTAATATTCTCATTGGTTGCTAGTATGTCCAATTGGGATGGCTTTGAAAGATGGGACTACATCGGTTTTGAGAACTTTAAGAAACTTATGAACGATCGGTATTTTATTATATCGGTAAAGAATACTTTTGTTTTCGCTTTTGTCAGCGTCCCTATCTCGATGGCTTTTGGAATGCTTGTTGCAGTAGTAGTCAATAAGAAAATGCTCTTTAATACATTCTATAGAACAGCTTTTTTCATCCCCTCCATAGCGTCTACAGTTGCGATAGGGTTGGTATTTGGTTTAATCCTAGTGCCAAACGCTGGTCTATTGAACTCAATTCTCTCCCAGATTGGAATAAATGGTCCCGATTGGTTGGGAACATCCAAGTGGGCCATGCCATCGGTTATTTTTGTACAGGTATGGTTGGTAACCGGATATAATATGACTGTCTATATAGGGGGATTACAGGGAATTCCTGATACACTGTATGAAGCTGCAATCATTGATGGGGCATCAGAAAGTCAACAATTTTTTCGGATCACAGTTCCTCTTCTTTCCCCAACAAGCTTCTTTCTAATGATTACCTCAATCATTTCCTCCTTCCAGGTATTCAATCTCATCCATGTCATGACAAATGGTGGACCAGCTTTTGCTACCACAACATATATACATTATCTGTACTTGAATGCATTCAGCTACTTTAAGATGGGATATGCTTCAGCTCAAGCATGGGTTCTTTTTGTTGCACTAGTTGTGATTACACTCTCTCAAAAAGCAGTCGAGAAACGCTGGGTCTATTATTAA
- a CDS encoding ATP-binding protein translates to MLLQFNFSNYKSFHKEVSLDLSATGISELSHHVVQLADEKVLPVSAIFGANASGKSNVYKAFSYMRHLIVSSFQYGGSSDTAKTSDESSNFPQPPRFAWTTQNMEPATFEVYCINPSTLKTYNYGFSVDEKGIVEEWLNEKAKTARKSKIVFYRGRNEKENDFSGLTKTDTNNLLTALEPEVLVISLGNKLKVKKCQTIAQWFYLCETTDYGDPGENFFLCHRLPINFREKEIQDRVLQFFASFDESIKGFKIEELPSEEDDSPKRIHIESLHQAVDSDDLIGIGLQQESAGTIKMFSLYPVLMNVLEHGTVLFVDELNSRLHPLLVRNLIRLFSDQSTNPNHAQLIFTTHDSWHLSNKSLRRDEIWFTAKSTVGESTLYSLADFKPEAGTKIRKDENYEKNYLLGKYGAIPSLNTIQLIFPD, encoded by the coding sequence ATGCTATTACAATTCAATTTCTCTAATTATAAATCTTTTCACAAAGAGGTTTCGCTTGATCTTTCAGCTACTGGTATTTCTGAACTTTCACACCATGTAGTGCAACTCGCAGATGAGAAAGTGCTACCTGTTAGTGCAATATTTGGGGCAAACGCAAGTGGAAAATCAAATGTATACAAAGCCTTTTCCTATATGCGACATCTTATAGTTAGTTCTTTTCAATATGGGGGGTCTTCTGATACAGCGAAAACATCTGATGAGTCCTCAAATTTCCCACAACCTCCTCGTTTTGCCTGGACTACACAGAATATGGAGCCTGCAACCTTTGAAGTATATTGTATTAATCCCAGTACCTTAAAAACCTACAACTACGGCTTTTCAGTTGACGAAAAAGGGATCGTTGAAGAGTGGTTGAACGAGAAGGCTAAGACTGCAAGAAAAAGCAAGATTGTCTTCTATAGAGGCCGTAATGAGAAAGAAAATGATTTCTCCGGACTTACAAAGACTGATACAAACAACTTGCTTACAGCGTTAGAGCCAGAGGTACTGGTCATCTCTTTGGGTAATAAACTAAAGGTGAAGAAGTGCCAAACAATCGCACAATGGTTCTACCTATGTGAAACCACTGACTATGGAGACCCTGGCGAAAACTTTTTCCTTTGCCATAGACTCCCAATCAACTTTAGAGAAAAGGAAATCCAAGATCGAGTACTACAATTCTTTGCCTCATTCGATGAATCAATAAAAGGGTTCAAAATTGAAGAACTTCCTTCAGAAGAAGATGACTCTCCAAAACGTATTCATATTGAATCATTACACCAAGCAGTTGATAGTGATGATTTAATCGGAATCGGGCTACAACAGGAGAGCGCTGGTACCATTAAAATGTTTTCTCTCTACCCTGTTCTCATGAATGTTTTGGAACATGGGACGGTTCTCTTTGTCGATGAATTAAATTCCAGATTACATCCATTGCTTGTCCGTAATCTCATAAGATTATTTTCAGATCAAAGCACCAATCCAAATCATGCTCAGTTAATCTTCACAACACATGATTCGTGGCATCTTTCAAACAAGAGCCTGCGTCGTGACGAGATCTGGTTTACTGCAAAAAGCACAGTGGGAGAAAGTACCCTCTACTCCCTCGCGGACTTCAAACCAGAAGCAGGTACCAAGATTCGTAAAGATGAGAACTATGAAAAGAATTACCTCCTCGGGAAATATGGTGCCATTCCTTCGTTGAATACCATCCAGCTCATTTTTCCAGATTAG
- a CDS encoding ATP-binding protein, with translation MKIKSISLGGFKNLKLTRIEFNRITALVSPNNYGKSNVLQGIDFALSFLSAGEKSRKKMTSWTKGIPLNPYSAADPFLFEIEFHEPSLGEYQYVRYGFSFTWFRDDASGQRIVDEWLEMRETESVKYTKYLKRNEGRYRKAKSTNAFRNIILGPYQLAVDTLSSIDDIAYASALSLIKHLSFITCVSLDMDSQYQDLPFEMSDSYDSLSDTNDIPKLLNALKDKFPDRFALFKEAITTLFPEISDIEVVKAKFDPPDELFKMYAMENNEVKYTTNAVTPPFKWKNEIQKIFVTYKHMNQPLDITMLSAGTKRLFWIMAILFSSNSTTHVIGIEELETSIHPRLIKQTLELLNEHLGDISLIITSHSPYLVQYVKLENIYIGIPDETGLASFQSIAKTRAKSLVNTSQDLGLSIGEYLFDLMSGDSKSNYILKKYIKG, from the coding sequence ATGAAAATAAAAAGCATATCCCTTGGAGGATTTAAAAATCTAAAACTGACACGCATTGAGTTTAATCGTATTACAGCGCTTGTTTCTCCGAATAATTATGGCAAGTCCAATGTTCTCCAAGGAATTGACTTTGCTTTATCATTCTTGAGTGCTGGAGAAAAAAGCCGCAAGAAAATGACATCCTGGACAAAAGGAATACCTTTGAATCCGTATTCTGCAGCCGACCCTTTTCTATTTGAGATTGAGTTCCATGAACCTTCTTTGGGCGAGTATCAATATGTACGGTATGGATTTTCTTTCACCTGGTTCCGTGATGATGCTTCTGGGCAACGGATTGTCGATGAATGGTTGGAAATGAGAGAAACCGAGAGCGTAAAATATACAAAATACCTGAAGAGAAATGAAGGACGTTATCGAAAAGCGAAATCCACAAATGCTTTTAGAAATATCATTTTAGGCCCATATCAGCTTGCTGTTGATACCTTGTCCTCTATTGATGACATTGCCTATGCCTCAGCGCTCAGCTTGATAAAACATCTCTCCTTTATTACTTGCGTATCTCTGGATATGGATAGTCAATATCAGGATCTCCCGTTTGAAATGAGTGATTCATATGACTCCCTCTCTGATACAAATGATATCCCCAAATTACTCAATGCTCTCAAAGATAAGTTTCCTGATAGATTTGCATTATTCAAAGAAGCCATTACAACCCTATTCCCTGAAATAAGCGACATCGAGGTGGTGAAAGCAAAATTTGATCCACCTGATGAGTTGTTTAAAATGTATGCAATGGAAAATAACGAAGTGAAGTATACTACCAATGCAGTCACCCCTCCATTCAAATGGAAGAATGAGATTCAGAAAATCTTTGTAACGTACAAGCATATGAATCAACCACTTGATATCACTATGTTGTCAGCAGGGACAAAGCGGCTATTCTGGATTATGGCCATCCTATTCTCCAGCAATTCGACTACTCACGTTATAGGTATTGAAGAACTAGAGACCAGTATCCATCCAAGACTCATAAAGCAGACCCTGGAACTACTAAACGAGCATCTAGGAGATATTTCTTTGATTATCACAAGCCACTCTCCATATCTTGTCCAATACGTAAAATTAGAGAATATCTATATTGGCATTCCTGACGAGACAGGGCTTGCTTCTTTCCAGAGCATTGCCAAGACCAGAGCAAAGTCGTTAGTCAATACATCCCAAGATCTTGGACTCTCAATAGGTGAGTATCTGTTTGACTTGATGTCTGGCGATTCCAAGTCCAATTACATCCTTAAGAAATACATCAAGGGTTGA
- a CDS encoding carbohydrate ABC transporter permease produces MIQIDIRKLKTRSVFKTLVKHILLMAFSISMLMPFFWMLSTALKEPSQVHAYPPIFIPNPIRWSNFPEAFSAAPFLNFFMNTTYVSFMTVIGTLIVCSLGAFAFARLNFKRSETIFNILLFTMMIPYTVRVIPLYSMMRAFNWIDTHWALIVPPVASNVYGLFLLRQFMKSIPIEMDEAARIDGASSFMIFRMIVLPLSKAGMATLALFLFKTSWNQYLPALVYINTPRKNLITVGLTIFQGEFETAWHLMMAGAVVAVLPVILIYLAMQKFFVKGIATTGVKG; encoded by the coding sequence ATGATACAAATAGATATAAGAAAATTGAAAACTAGGTCAGTGTTTAAAACACTGGTAAAGCATATACTCTTAATGGCTTTCTCAATAAGCATGCTGATGCCTTTTTTTTGGATGTTATCCACAGCTTTGAAGGAACCTTCCCAGGTGCATGCGTATCCCCCGATTTTTATTCCAAACCCAATTAGGTGGTCAAATTTTCCAGAAGCATTTAGTGCTGCTCCATTCCTGAATTTCTTTATGAATACAACGTACGTATCGTTTATGACTGTTATTGGTACATTAATTGTCTGTTCTCTCGGAGCATTTGCTTTTGCACGGTTGAATTTTAAACGAAGCGAGACAATCTTCAATATTTTGCTATTTACTATGATGATTCCTTATACCGTAAGAGTCATTCCTTTGTATTCAATGATGCGTGCATTCAATTGGATAGATACCCATTGGGCATTGATAGTACCTCCGGTCGCCTCCAATGTATATGGGCTGTTTCTGCTAAGACAATTTATGAAGAGTATTCCCATTGAGATGGATGAGGCTGCAAGAATTGATGGAGCAAGCTCATTCATGATTTTTCGGATGATTGTTCTTCCCTTATCAAAAGCTGGTATGGCAACACTTGCATTGTTTCTTTTTAAAACAAGTTGGAACCAGTACCTTCCAGCTCTGGTCTATATCAATACACCAAGAAAAAATCTGATTACGGTTGGGTTAACAATATTCCAAGGAGAGTTTGAAACAGCTTGGCACTTGATGATGGCCGGAGCAGTTGTTGCAGTTCTACCTGTGATATTGATCTATTTGGCCATGCAGAAATTTTTTGTGAAAGGAATCGCTACAACTGGGGTAAAGGGGTAA
- the hisD gene encoding histidinol dehydrogenase: MLVIKEGGHRLFEHDEETARVVSEMLLDLEKNGMDGVRRYSRNLDNWDPPSFELSTKEINAAILACEKQLIDDTRYCQANVRRFAQAQLETMHEMETEIIPGVILGHKHIPIENVGSYIPGGRYPMFGSAQMSIIPAKVAGVKTVVACTPPLRGGGYYPATVHAIANAQADRIFILGGVQAFALMAFGMGFCDPVDMLCGAGNKYVAEAKRQLFGRCGIDLLAGPTEIGIIADDYSDPMIVACDLLGQAEHDPNSGQILVCFSENHAKEIIQELERQLKVLPTQDIASQSWRGNGQVIVAESPEEAVSIMDHYAPEHLELLVEDEQWFDSRLKNYGSLFIGEETTVAYGDKSIGTNHILPTSRAARYTGGVWVGKFLKTVTYQRATKSASIEIAHVTSRQCRVEKMVAHALSAEVRIKKYEKL; the protein is encoded by the coding sequence ATGTTGGTTATAAAGGAAGGTGGGCATAGGCTTTTTGAACATGACGAAGAGACTGCCAGAGTTGTCAGTGAAATGCTTCTAGATCTCGAAAAGAATGGGATGGATGGAGTAAGAAGGTACAGCCGTAATCTTGATAATTGGGATCCTCCATCCTTCGAGCTTTCTACAAAGGAAATCAATGCTGCCATATTAGCCTGTGAGAAGCAATTAATTGATGATACGCGGTATTGTCAGGCTAATGTTCGTCGTTTCGCACAAGCACAGTTGGAAACAATGCATGAGATGGAAACGGAAATCATTCCTGGAGTAATCCTTGGACATAAGCATATCCCAATCGAGAATGTTGGAAGTTATATCCCAGGTGGTCGATATCCTATGTTTGGGTCTGCACAGATGAGCATTATTCCTGCTAAGGTTGCAGGTGTTAAGACCGTTGTTGCTTGTACTCCTCCTTTAAGGGGTGGTGGCTATTATCCTGCAACAGTTCATGCAATTGCAAATGCCCAAGCAGACAGGATTTTTATCCTAGGCGGGGTTCAGGCATTTGCTTTAATGGCTTTCGGTATGGGTTTTTGCGATCCTGTCGACATGTTGTGTGGGGCTGGAAACAAGTATGTTGCAGAAGCAAAGCGTCAATTGTTTGGCCGATGTGGTATAGATTTGCTAGCAGGGCCAACTGAGATTGGAATCATTGCTGATGATTACTCAGATCCAATGATTGTTGCTTGTGATCTGCTTGGGCAAGCAGAGCATGATCCAAATAGTGGTCAAATTCTGGTATGTTTTAGTGAGAATCATGCAAAAGAAATAATCCAAGAATTGGAACGACAGTTGAAGGTTCTTCCGACTCAGGATATTGCATCTCAATCATGGAGAGGGAATGGACAGGTTATTGTAGCCGAATCTCCTGAAGAAGCTGTCTCAATCATGGATCATTATGCTCCAGAGCATTTGGAGTTACTTGTAGAGGATGAGCAGTGGTTCGATTCGCGTTTGAAGAATTATGGATCATTATTTATTGGGGAAGAAACCACTGTAGCATATGGTGATAAAAGCATTGGTACCAACCATATTCTCCCTACAAGCCGTGCTGCACGATATACAGGTGGGGTGTGGGTTGGTAAGTTTCTAAAAACTGTAACATATCAAAGAGCGACAAAATCTGCTAGTATTGAGATTGCTCATGTCACAAGCAGGCAATGTAGGGTTGAAAAAATGGTGGCTCATGCTCTTTCAGCTGAAGTGAGGATTAAGAAATATGAGAAGTTGTAA
- a CDS encoding IclR family transcriptional regulator codes for MNNHDSINKNQSLKKALNILEIMADYKEGSARLQDIAQDLGMSPSTVLRFLNTFIEYGYINQDALTSRYYLTLKLADLGDRNRRNYPFHQALRKFLKEIASTFNESASLCIESNMQMVYIATEDGPSHMLQTLSRIGRIAPMHATGVGKLYLAEYADSQLRGYVDKMGLKRLTDNTYIKLETLKEELNSIRQQDYAIDNEECEMGIKCIAVPIRDYTGKIVAAMSLSAPITRLNAHRTMEIILYLKELSKRASVELGWKSPIDGSMLN; via the coding sequence GTGAATAATCATGATAGTATCAATAAAAATCAATCGTTGAAGAAGGCGCTCAATATTCTTGAGATTATGGCTGATTATAAAGAGGGCAGTGCACGATTACAAGATATTGCACAAGACTTAGGTATGTCTCCTAGTACTGTGCTTAGATTCCTGAATACGTTCATTGAGTATGGTTATATCAATCAGGATGCTCTCACTTCTCGTTATTATCTTACCTTGAAATTGGCAGACTTAGGAGATCGAAACAGAAGAAATTACCCATTTCATCAAGCACTTCGGAAATTTCTTAAGGAGATTGCCTCGACGTTTAATGAATCGGCTTCACTATGCATAGAGAGCAATATGCAGATGGTATACATTGCCACTGAAGACGGTCCTTCTCATATGTTACAAACACTTTCGCGGATTGGAAGAATTGCTCCTATGCATGCTACAGGTGTTGGTAAACTCTATTTAGCTGAATATGCTGATAGCCAATTAAGGGGTTATGTCGATAAGATGGGGCTAAAGCGATTGACCGATAACACGTATATAAAATTAGAAACACTGAAAGAAGAACTGAATAGCATACGACAACAAGATTATGCAATCGACAATGAAGAGTGTGAAATGGGAATCAAATGTATTGCAGTCCCCATACGTGACTACACAGGTAAAATTGTTGCGGCAATGAGTTTATCTGCTCCAATCACTCGTTTAAATGCGCATAGAACCATGGAGATCATTCTGTATTTAAAAGAATTAAGCAAACGAGCTTCAGTCGAGCTTGGTTGGAAATCTCCTATCGATGGTTCAATGTTGAATTGA
- a CDS encoding alpha-amylase family protein: MNLHNDWIKSRMTSVHMTIRDVDCQDFDVDAFIDAMQKLHIDFFSFFAGGYVTTYPSALEYQRISPYLEKGKDLAAEIVTKARAAGIVPIPMVDLGILPSKAAKDHPDWAQLDINGNMRVIDDENVQACLLSGWQTEYSALIVKELIDRYPQIGGMKFGGSSYGFSANICYCKNCREGFYHATGLSLPESVDWDSDTYHEYVKWRYEQTALRVQQLYEMVKSQRDDLIVMGNSVCFGNPTWTISSSLDQEKMVEYQDIIQIEAQERVFHTTNRDSLVWQSLTMSSEEAIYMQSLTDKPVIIVASYFLAWPWRRTAMEYAEQKYWLYQIIANGANPMINLSGGPPAVHEDKRGFKAPQEVFDFYTKYRNYYEADSPIAKIAIVYSQSSLIYYGKENAFKSYVACLRGFERVLLDKHIAFDIISISDLKKQGSKYSKVILANTACMSDEDCASVREYVKLGGVVLATAHTSLFDEFGKKRSDFGLSDLFGVNYLGSDKKLGVDERNIEMQTYGVIPEDSSAFPSFTEVKIVPVDHFACTFSLDEAELILKLSPTFRVFPEGLSYPMSPIMQGDALAVKRNFGDGLVYYFGWPLGREYYELGQSDICNVIMDVLQPDNNGFTVIGPKSVNAFFREQKNRINIHLVNRTGGDRFLTEIVPVCNIEIRYYGRENIRRVFSVQSNREVSIQKHQDSISVLLPKLDDYDIIAFEIDR, translated from the coding sequence ATGAATTTACACAATGACTGGATTAAATCCAGGATGACCAGTGTGCATATGACAATTAGAGACGTTGATTGTCAAGATTTTGATGTTGATGCTTTTATTGATGCAATGCAAAAATTGCACATTGATTTTTTCAGCTTCTTTGCAGGGGGATACGTAACGACGTATCCATCTGCATTGGAATACCAGAGAATCAGTCCATATCTAGAAAAGGGAAAAGACTTGGCTGCAGAGATTGTCACAAAAGCAAGGGCTGCAGGAATTGTTCCAATACCTATGGTCGACTTAGGCATTCTTCCTTCAAAAGCTGCAAAGGATCATCCTGATTGGGCGCAGTTGGATATAAACGGGAATATGCGAGTTATTGACGACGAAAATGTACAAGCATGTCTCCTAAGTGGATGGCAAACTGAGTATTCGGCACTTATCGTTAAAGAGCTTATTGACCGTTATCCCCAAATAGGAGGTATGAAGTTTGGGGGAAGCAGCTATGGGTTTAGCGCCAATATTTGTTACTGTAAGAATTGTAGAGAGGGTTTTTATCATGCAACCGGGCTTTCCTTGCCAGAAAGTGTCGACTGGGATTCAGATACCTATCATGAGTATGTGAAATGGCGATATGAGCAAACTGCTCTAAGAGTACAGCAGTTATATGAAATGGTTAAATCACAAAGGGATGATCTAATCGTGATGGGTAACTCTGTCTGTTTTGGTAATCCAACTTGGACAATCTCGAGTTCTCTTGACCAAGAAAAAATGGTTGAATACCAAGATATTATTCAGATAGAAGCTCAAGAAAGAGTTTTTCATACTACAAATCGTGATTCTCTTGTTTGGCAGAGTCTTACTATGTCGAGTGAAGAAGCTATTTATATGCAATCGTTAACGGATAAGCCCGTAATCATTGTTGCTTCATATTTTTTGGCATGGCCCTGGAGAAGAACTGCCATGGAGTATGCGGAACAGAAATATTGGTTATATCAGATCATTGCTAACGGGGCAAATCCGATGATAAACCTATCTGGAGGGCCCCCAGCTGTACACGAAGATAAGCGTGGATTTAAAGCTCCACAAGAAGTATTTGACTTTTATACAAAATATAGAAACTACTACGAAGCTGATAGCCCGATCGCAAAGATTGCCATTGTGTATAGTCAATCCTCTTTAATCTATTATGGAAAAGAAAATGCTTTTAAATCTTATGTAGCTTGCTTGCGAGGTTTTGAGCGAGTGTTGTTAGACAAGCATATTGCATTTGATATAATTTCTATTTCTGATTTAAAGAAGCAAGGCAGTAAGTATTCAAAGGTTATCCTTGCTAATACTGCATGTATGAGTGATGAGGATTGTGCAAGCGTCAGAGAGTATGTAAAGCTTGGCGGGGTTGTTTTGGCAACTGCCCATACATCTCTATTTGACGAGTTTGGAAAGAAAAGAAGCGATTTTGGCCTAAGTGACCTTTTTGGTGTCAATTATCTTGGTTCAGATAAGAAACTTGGTGTCGATGAGCGTAACATTGAAATGCAGACCTATGGTGTCATACCAGAGGATTCTTCTGCTTTCCCTTCATTTACAGAAGTGAAAATTGTGCCTGTAGACCACTTTGCTTGTACATTCAGTTTGGATGAAGCAGAACTAATTCTCAAGCTGTCACCTACATTCAGGGTTTTCCCGGAAGGTCTATCGTACCCTATGTCTCCAATAATGCAAGGCGATGCATTGGCTGTAAAAAGAAATTTTGGAGATGGCTTGGTGTACTATTTTGGATGGCCACTAGGAAGGGAATATTATGAACTAGGGCAAAGTGATATCTGTAATGTGATCATGGATGTTCTGCAACCAGATAACAATGGCTTTACAGTAATTGGACCAAAGAGTGTAAATGCATTTTTCAGAGAGCAGAAAAATAGGATAAATATCCATTTGGTCAATCGGACTGGTGGAGACAGGTTCCTTACTGAGATTGTTCCAGTATGTAATATTGAAATAAGATACTATGGAAGAGAGAACATTCGTCGGGTTTTCTCAGTACAGTCCAATCGGGAAGTGTCTATCCAGAAACATCAGGATTCAATTTCAGTTCTTCTTCCAAAGCTTGATGACTACGATATAATTGCCTTTGAGATAGATAGATAG